TTCGTGATAGTCGACGAGGAAGGTACGCAGCCCGTCGAGGTCGCCGAGTCGGTTGCCACGCAGCACATGCACCCGCAGGTCCACCCGGTACCCGTCGGCCGTCTGCCGCTCCCAGACCCGACTGGTGATCTGCACGTCCCCCCACTCGCTGGCGAAGTCGGACACCTCCTCGCCCAACCCGTCGGGGACCTGCCCGATGTGGAATCCGTCAAGCGTCCCGCCGTCGCGCGTCACGTCGCTCACCCCGCCATCTCGGTCAGCCGATGCCATCTCGGGTGGTCAGTTTCCCAGCGCACGTACCTTGGCGATGGTTTCCTGCACGTGCTGCTTGGCCGGCTCACCGCCCTGGGCGGCCTGCGCGAGCGCCTGCCGGTACGAGTCGATCATGTTGATCAGCGGGCCGGCGGCAACGCCCTGCAACGCGCCCGCGACGAGTTGCCGCGCCTCGGCCGCGTCCTGGGCGGCGGCGGCCGTCTTCGCCTTCGCCTCGTCCAGCTTCTGCCCGGCTGCCGCCAACCTGGCGATCATCTCCGCTGCACTCACACGCCCTCCCCCAGCTCATCCACCCGCCCACGTGCCACCTGTCGCACGAGCAGCGACCACACCGGAGCGTACTGACGTCCCGCCGTCCCCGCGACCGCCCTCACGCCGTAGCTCTTGGTCAGCGAACGCCCCCAGCGGGGCAAGGATCGTCAAAGGTCTCGCCTTGCCCCGCATTCGGCAGGGCGGGCGACACGACGCCGCAGCCGCTCAACGCATGGCCCGGAACAGCAGCAGGTAGCCGCAGTAGGCAAGCGGGACGGCGAGGAAGCAGAGCAGGAAGCCGAGCACCGGGTAGCGGGGCGGGGTGGCGGCACCGACGGCGGGCCGGCCCCAGCGACCGAGCACCAGCCAGCCGCCGATCAGCGAGACGGCGGGCAGGCCCGCGCACATCCAGGCGTACAGGGTGCCGGTGCCGACCACACCCACTCCGGAGGCGAGGACCATGACCAGCATCAGCACCACCGAGGCGGCGGCGAAAGCGAGGTAGACGGCGACCGCGCGGGCCATCGGCGACCAGGTGGGAAGCAGCGCCGGCTGCTGGGCGAGCAGCTCCGCCTGCTGCGCGTGCCGGTCGGCCTCGTCGGCCCAGCGCCGCGCCAACTCCAGCTCCGTCGCCGGGTCGACCTGCCCGGCGCGCTGGGCCGGCACACCGGCCGCCGTCGCACTCACCACCACCGGCAACGACCGGTCCGCCTCCCCGCCACCCGGCTGGGCGTACGCCTCGACATCCGGCCGCCCCGGCGCGGCGGCTGCGCCGCCGGTCGACCCCGTACCCGGTCCCGAGCCGACCCCAGCGCCCGGCCGCCCAGCCAGCGGCGGCCCGGAAACCGGTGCCCCAGACCCGGGCGGACCGGACACCGGCGGACCCGACACCGGCGGCCCAGACACCGGCGGCCCAGAGTTCGGCGGAGCCGACACCGGTGGACCGGAGATCGGCGGGCCGGAGATCGGTGGGGAGCCTGCGGGCGGCGGGGCGGGGGTGCCGGGCTGGATGCCGATCGTCCGGCCGAGTTGGTCGAGGCGCTGGCCCTGGGCGTCGAGCCGCCGGTCCAGGTACTCGACGGTGGCGTCCAGGTCACGCCGGCGTTCCGCCGCGGCGGCGGCGCCCTGCTCGCCGGCGCGCTGCTGAGTGGCCAGGTGACGGGCCAGCGCGGCGTACTCGTCGAAGGTGGACACGCTCACTCCTGCCCGTCGGAGGTGTGCCCGTCCCGGGCGAACGGCACGATCAGTCTGACCCGTTGGTCGTGCCGGTCGACAAGCAGCGCCCGGTCGGCGCGGGGCGTGTACGCCAGGTCGTGTACGCCCAGGTGCAGGCCCAGGTCGGCGCCGGGCACGTTCAACGCGACCAGGCAGGCGACGTCGTCACGGTTCTGCGTACCGCCGAGGTCGTCGGCGAGCCGGCGCAGTCCACGCCACCAGCCGAGCAGGTGCACCCCGTGGCCGGGCCCCTGACGCAGCAGGGTACGCAGGTCGTCGTGGCCGGAGCGGAAGGTCGCGGGGTCGGTCTCGGCGAGCAGCCCGGCGGCGGCGTCCATCCCGAAGACCACCAGATAGGTACGCCCCGACGCCGCACCGGAGCTTGCGGCTCGTCCCGCCGAGGTGGCGGCGAGCAGGCCGATGTTTGCGCGCAGGGCGACGGTGTCGAGGCGCTCCACCAGGTGACCGGCGGCGGCCAGCGCGGCGGCGGTGTCGTCGGCGGCCGAGTCGGCGGCGGCCACCAGCGGGGCGAGCAGGAAGGCCGCCTCGCCCGGGGCGTGCTGCCGGGCCAGGCTCAGCGTGGCGGCCCGCAGCACCTCGGCGCCGACGGCGGAGGTGCCCACCACGGCCAGGTGCCGGCCGGGCGCGGTGTCCATGATGAACAGTGCGCTGGTGCCGTCCACGTCGACCGTCCGGCCGACCAACGCGAGGGGACGCCGGCCGCCGGGACGCAGCCCGGTGAAGGTGCTGTCGTCCTCGACGCGGGCCGAGTCGTACCCCCGGAACACCGACGGCGGCCGGGACCCGGCCGGGCGGGCCTGCCACAGCTCATGCCGCAGCCGGGTCAGCTCGGCGGTGGCGGAGGCGGCGTCCGGAAAACGGACCACGGTGTTCGCGCCGGGCGCACCGGCGGCGGTGTTGATCACGGCCGAGCCGACCGGCAGGGTCGCCGCCGCGTCGTTGAGCTGGTCGAGCACTCCCCCACCGCCCGGCAGCGCGACCCGGAGCGCGAACTGCCCGAAGACCGCCTCGGCCCGGCCGTAGAGCGCCTCGATGCCCGTCGTGCTCTGGCTCGCCAGCACCAGGTGCACGCCGTACGAGCGGCCCTTGCGGGCCAACTCCTCAAGCAGATTCACCGACTCGCGGGCGATCGGGTCGTTGCCGGCGAGCAGCACCTGGAATTCGTCGATCACCGCGACGATGCGCGGCACGGCGGTGTCGGCGGGCAGGTCGGCGAGCTTGGTGACGCCGTGTCGCTTGAGCGCGGTGGCCCGCCGGTTCAGCTCGCGTCGCAGTTCGCGGAGCACGGCCACGCCGTACTCGCGGTCGCTCTCGATGCCGACCGCGCGGGCGTGCGGCAGCCAGGACGGATCCCGGCCGGTGGGGACGAACTCGGTGAAGCTCACCCCCTCCTTGAAGTCGAGCAGGTAGAGCTGCAACTGTGCCGGGGCGTAGCGGGTGGCCAGCCCGTAGAGGACGTCGAGCAGGAAGACCGTCTTGCCGGCGCCGGTACGCCCACCGACCAACCAGTGTGGGGTGGTGTCGTCGAAGGCCATGGCGAAGGTGTCCCGCCCGGCCCGGCCCACCACGGTACGCAGCCCGGCGCGGGCCGAATCGGCCCAGCGCTGCCCCGGCAGCAGGTCGGCGAAGTCGACCGTACCGCCGCGTCGTGCGGCCTCCCCGAGATGCGCCGCGAGGGCCGCGACCGAGGCCGGTGGCGGGTCCCCGTCGAGCCGCACCGGCACGGCCAGGCCACTGCCGTCGGTGCTGAACGGCGTGCCGGGTGGGTCGCCGACGTGGGCGCAAGTGCCGGTCATCCGCAGCACGGTGGTGGCGCCCAGCCGGGGTGCCGGCTCGGTGGAGGTGCCCGGCGACCACCCGGCGAGCAGGACGCAGACCGCCGCCGCCGGGCCGGCGTGGGTGAGGGTGGCGAGGCGGGCCGCGTCCCGGGGCGACGGGATGGCGGTGGCGACAAGTACCAGAAGATCCTGGTCCGGGCGGTCGGCCTGGCGGGCGGCGCGGGCGTGCCGTTCCGCCGCGTCGAGCGCCGCGGTGACCTCCGCCTCGGTGGTGGCCGGCGGCTCGATCACACCGGCGTCGAGCAGCGGGCGCAGCGGTCCGAAGGTGGCACCGAGCGCGGCGGTGTCCAGCCCGACGATCCGGACTCCGCCGGGCGGCGCGGTGGCCAGCAGCCGCAGCACCAGGGCCCGCAGCAGTCCCGCCACCACCGGGTCGCGACCGTCGGCCTCGATCGCCAGGTGGTACCCGCCGCCGAGCGGCAGCAGGACGGGGAAACCGCCGCCGGTGGTGTCGGCGGCACCGACACGTACCGGCACCGGCTGGCGGGTCAACGGGGTGCCCGGCACGGGGGTGGCCAGCGCGTCACCCACCCGGGCCAACCGCGCGACCAGTTCGGGGTCGGTGCCCGGGGCCTGCGGGGTGCCGGCCGCGCGCATCGCGTCCCGGGCCGCGTCGAGGTGTCTCCGGGCCGCTTGGTGAGCGGCGACCGCATGCCCGTACGCCGACGCGAGCCTGCCCAACCTCTGCCCCTCACCGCCGAGCGCCGCCTGGTCCGCAGAAACCCTAACGGACGCCCGCCATCACGGCACAGTCCCGCGCCCGACGTGTCCGGTGTCCTGATCGGCGACTCAGCCGACGGCTGCGCAGGTGGCCGGGGCGACCTGGTCGGCGTTGCCACAGTGGAACACCTCCACCGCCTCGGCCGTCAGATCGGGCACCCGGGCCACCCGCAGCAACGAGATGCGTTTGTCGAGCGGCTCGCCGGAGTCGGGCTGGTAGCGGATCAGCCCGGCCACGCCGGGATGCCCGGTGCTGGTGTTCTGCCGCAGCACCTCGGCGTGCACCCCGATCGGGTTTATCGAGGTGGGTGCCCACCTGCCGCGCGGGCTGGTGGGCGGGTGCAACCGCGCGGCGAGGCTCTCCACCGCCCGGACCATCATCATCGCCGCGTCATAGGCGAGGCTTACCCGCTCGCCGACCGGCTGTGGCTGCTCCGGACGGCAGCGCGGCGGGTCGAGCAGGTCGGGTGCCTGCACCAACGCCAAGAAGCTGGCCCGTCCGTCGTCGCGGCGCTGTTCGGCGTCGCGCAGCGCGGCACAGGTCGCCAGCGCCGCCTTGGAGACGTAGGTGACCGGGATGTTGCCCGGGGCTGCGGTACGCAGGCTCGGGTTGGCCATGTACCGGTTGACCGAGTCGTCGGTGACCAGGTGTTTCGGCGGGTCACTGCCGCACGCCCGCAGGGCGCGCAGGAAGCCGTCGAACTCCGACCACCGACCGGCGTAGAAGAGCATGCCGGAGTAGCCGCACTCGGTGGTGAGCCGCATTCCGGTACGCCACTCGGCCAGCCGGGTGATCCGCTCGCCGAAGCGTTGCCGCAGCCCGGCCACCAGCGTGTTGACGTAGAGGTCGTCGTCGAGCGAGCTGTTCTCGCCGGTGGTGTAGTAGACGTGCGCCTCGTCGACCTTGAGCACCTGTCGGGCGTACGCCTCGACCATCCGCACCTGGTCGGCGTTGGGCGCGGAGATCTGGAGGTAGAGCCGGGAGTTGGCGTCCAGCCGGTCGGCGGACAGGGTCGGTGCCAGCACCGGCAGCCCGACCCGGTTGAGTTCACGCAGCGCCTCGGCGGTCTTGACGCGACTGTCCACCATGCCCACCACGCCGAGCACCGTCGGGTCGGTACGGGCCAGTTCGGCGAGCATGGCCACGGCCTTACCGGCGTGGCGCATCTGCCGGCCGCCGTTGGCCACCACGATGCGCAGCAGCGCGGCACCGTCGGCGCTCGCCGACTCCTGGAGCAGGGCCTGCTGGGCGACGGCCATGCCCTCCAGTTCCTCGCGTTCGGAGACGTACGACTCCTCGTCGTCGCGGGTCCGGTTGCCGGTAAGCGTGCCGAAGTAGACCAGGGTGAGGTACGGCTTTCGCCGGTCGCTGCGCTGCCACACCGCCTCGGCTTCCCGGTTCTGGGCGAAGATCCGCTCCTGGACGGCACGCAGCCGGTCCTGGCCCCGGTCGGTGTTGAACACGTGCGCGGCACTGTCGCTGTACCCGACGCACTCCCCCTCCACCATCCGCACCGCCACCCGGCCGGTAGGCGACGGGTGGCAGCCCGGCGCCCACCGCGCGTCGGCCCACAGACCAGCGGCGGCGACCAGGACCAGACACAGTGCCGCCGGCAGGAAGCGCCGCGACCACCAGGGCGGGTCAGGCGCGGCGAAGGCGCGCACCCCGCCGCGCGGCGGCGGCCCGGCGTCGGCGTCGTCCGGCCGGAACACCACAAGCCAGGCCGCCGCCCGACGCAGCCGGCGCATCTCGGGCAGGGCCTCGGACCACTCGTCGCAGGCCTCGTCGGCGTCGCCGAACGCATGCGGTTCGGGCAGTTCCGGCGGGGGGTGCTCGGCCGCCGCGACGACGAGCAACGGGTCGTTGCGGCCGGTCTCGTTGCGTACGTCGTTGAGCAGCCGGACCAGGACGTGGCCGACGTTGCCGGGAGCGACGTGGTCGAGCAGCAGCACCGGGTACGCGGTGCGCCGCCAGTCCGCCGGCCGCCAGAATCGGCGCCGGTACGCCTGCCGCAGGTCCTCCAGGAAGGCGTGCAGCAGCAGCTTGTTGACCTGGTCGGGCTGCTCCCCGTCGCGCCAGCCGGCGGTGAGCCGCTCGGCGAAGCCGAGAAAGGTGACCGACTGCCGGGGGGCGAGATACTGCTGGCGCATGAACCACCGGTACTGCGGACCGATCAGCGGTACCCGACCGGAGACGGCGACCCGGAAGACCACCCCCGGCACCACTCGACGGGCCAACCAGAGCAGCACCTGCGTGGCCAGGCTGACCGCGTCCGAACCGGCCGGGGCCGCCTCGCCCCGGGCCGCGCCCGCCTGCCGGTCACGCAGCCGGCGGACCAGCGTGGCGCGGCCGTCGTCGGCGTCAAGGTCGAAACTCTGGTGCATCAGCCAGTCGGCCAGCCGGTAGTGCCGGAAGCGCAGCCGGGCCGTGCCGAACGCCTCCAGGGAGAGTTGGCGGTGCAGGTCCCGCAGCAGCGTCGGTACGTCCGCCCCGGCACCAGCCGCGGCGAGGTCGAGCACCCCGTGCGGTACCCGCCGCCGTGGCCCCTGGCCGAGGAACCGGCGCAGCAGCGGCATCGGGTCACCCGTTGCGGCCGTCCGGACCAGCCAGATCACCGGCAGCCGGTGGTCACCCCGGCGCGGCCGGCGCAGCAGGCGGGTGAGCAGGGCGAGCAGCTCCAACCCGCCGGCCGGGATGCGGTCGCGTACCGGTGGAGCGGGCGGCTGGCCGGTCGTACCCCTCATCCCCACCCCCACACGATCACGGACAGCGCACGATGGTCTGCCCAGTGTGTCGAATGGCGACAACAATCGGTAGACCAGCGCTCGCGGACCGTGCTCGCGCTCGCTCGGATGGCGGGTGGGCTCGCGGTCGCGGGCGGCGGGGGCGGATCGGAACCCGGCCCGCCGCCCGGTCGATCAGCCGGTGACCGCGTTGAGCGCCGGCAGGTAGCCGTACCGGTAGCCGTCGGCGTTCGGGTGGTACGCCTCGATGACGCCGGTGACGTCCCGGATCCACGGCTGTGCGCCGCAGACGCCGTGGCCGGCGAAGGTGGGTCGGGTGTCGGCAAAGGTGGCGCCGGCCGCGGCGGCCCGGTCGGCGGTCACGGCGGCGAGGACGTCGGCGGCCTCGTTGAGCATGATCCGCTTGGTGCTGCTCATCGCCAGCAGGCCGCAGCTGCCGGTCTCGAACAGTCGCGGGTAGCCGAGCACGATCAACCGGGCGTGTGGCGCGCGTTCTCGGATCGCGGCGTAGGTGCGGTCCAGCCGGGCCGGCAGGGTGCCGGTCGCGAACGCCTTCGCCGCGTTCACCGCGCTGGTGCAGGCGGACGTGCTGCCGAAGCGGCAGCTGGTCATCACGTCGGCGAATCCGGCGTCGTTGCCGCCGATGGTGATGGTGACCATGGTGGTGCTGGTGCTCAACGAGCTGAGCTGGTTGTTGAGCACGTCGGCGGTGACCGCGCCACCGCAGGCGGGAAAGCGGAAGCTGGCCACGTTGTTGGCGGCGGCCCACAGTGGGGCGTACGACTTCTGGCTGCGCAGGCATGTGGAGAGGTCGTACGGTCCGGCACCGACGCCGGAGGAGTACGAGTCGCCGAGGGCGACGTAGTGGATGGGGGCGGCGGCCTGGGCGGTGCCGGGCAGGGCGAGCGCGCCGACGGTGGCGGCGCAGAAGGCGACCAGCGCGGCCAGGGCGCGGGCCAGCGGACGGTGTGGCATGGCGGACCTCCACAGAGGGTGGTGGTGGAGCCCGATGACCGCGCGCGTGGCCAGGGAACGGGTAGTTACTGATCGGTAATCCTAGCGAAACATTCCCATCGATGGAACCGTTCGCCGCCGCCCACCGGCAGCTGTTAGCAGGGGCCCCTTCTTAACAGTCCTGTTAAGAAGGGGCCCCTGCTATGCACGAGGCGTTAAAAGGGGGCCCTTCCTTACACCGCGAGCGGGTGGGTGGCGGGGTGGACGGGGGCGGGCAGGGAGTTGGTGCCACCGAGGTACGCGTGGATCGCGGCAGCGGCGGCCCGGCCCTCGGCGATCGCCCAGACGATAAGCGAGGCGCCCCGGTGCATGTCCCCGGCGACGAA
This DNA window, taken from Micromonospora sp. FIMYZ51, encodes the following:
- a CDS encoding FtsK/SpoIIIE domain-containing protein, with amino-acid sequence MGRLASAYGHAVAAHQAARRHLDAARDAMRAAGTPQAPGTDPELVARLARVGDALATPVPGTPLTRQPVPVRVGAADTTGGGFPVLLPLGGGYHLAIEADGRDPVVAGLLRALVLRLLATAPPGGVRIVGLDTAALGATFGPLRPLLDAGVIEPPATTEAEVTAALDAAERHARAARQADRPDQDLLVLVATAIPSPRDAARLATLTHAGPAAAVCVLLAGWSPGTSTEPAPRLGATTVLRMTGTCAHVGDPPGTPFSTDGSGLAVPVRLDGDPPPASVAALAAHLGEAARRGGTVDFADLLPGQRWADSARAGLRTVVGRAGRDTFAMAFDDTTPHWLVGGRTGAGKTVFLLDVLYGLATRYAPAQLQLYLLDFKEGVSFTEFVPTGRDPSWLPHARAVGIESDREYGVAVLRELRRELNRRATALKRHGVTKLADLPADTAVPRIVAVIDEFQVLLAGNDPIARESVNLLEELARKGRSYGVHLVLASQSTTGIEALYGRAEAVFGQFALRVALPGGGGVLDQLNDAAATLPVGSAVINTAAGAPGANTVVRFPDAASATAELTRLRHELWQARPAGSRPPSVFRGYDSARVEDDSTFTGLRPGGRRPLALVGRTVDVDGTSALFIMDTAPGRHLAVVGTSAVGAEVLRAATLSLARQHAPGEAAFLLAPLVAAADSAADDTAAALAAAGHLVERLDTVALRANIGLLAATSAGRAASSGAASGRTYLVVFGMDAAAGLLAETDPATFRSGHDDLRTLLRQGPGHGVHLLGWWRGLRRLADDLGGTQNRDDVACLVALNVPGADLGLHLGVHDLAYTPRADRALLVDRHDQRVRLIVPFARDGHTSDGQE
- a CDS encoding DUF6244 family protein produces the protein MSAAEMIARLAAAGQKLDEAKAKTAAAAQDAAEARQLVAGALQGVAAGPLINMIDSYRQALAQAAQGGEPAKQHVQETIAKVRALGN
- a CDS encoding SGNH/GDSL hydrolase family protein produces the protein MPHRPLARALAALVAFCAATVGALALPGTAQAAAPIHYVALGDSYSSGVGAGPYDLSTCLRSQKSYAPLWAAANNVASFRFPACGGAVTADVLNNQLSSLSTSTTMVTITIGGNDAGFADVMTSCRFGSTSACTSAVNAAKAFATGTLPARLDRTYAAIRERAPHARLIVLGYPRLFETGSCGLLAMSSTKRIMLNEAADVLAAVTADRAAAAGATFADTRPTFAGHGVCGAQPWIRDVTGVIEAYHPNADGYRYGYLPALNAVTG